CATCACGACCAAATACTTCCGGGACTGATACCATGCGCGGTGCCTTTGGCAGTTGCGCCTCACCACCGAGCCGCAGAGCCGTGGGTTGCCAATGTAGGACAGGAAGGTGAAGTCCGCAAAGACGCCAGTTGTGGGCACATGGCCGACGAAGTCATTGTATGACAGGTTGAAATGTTTCAGGCTAGTGCATTTCGTCAGGTTTGCAGGGATCTCACCGGTCAGGGAGTTGTTGGAGACGTCCAGGTTTTTGAGGTCCTTGAGGAGGTCGAGGGACGACGGTAGGACGCCGGTGAGCAAGTTGTGCGACAGGTCGAGGACCTCCAGCTCACGGCAGAGCCCGATCTGCGGGGAGATCGTGCCACTGAAGTTGTTCCAGGACAGGTCAATCACTTGCACCTGTTGCATGTCGCCGAGCCCCCGCGGAAGCTCACCTCTGATCTGGTTGTGCGACAGGTTCAAAGATATAATGTCGGTGCCAGAGACCATGTCTGGTACCTCTCCGGTCAAGCTGTTGTTCGAGAGGTCAAGGTGCAGCAAGCGGATGCATTCGGCAAGGCGGTTTGCCGGTATCTCCCCGGACAGCTGGTTGTTCTGCAGGTAGAGGTTGACAAGCCTGGTTCCGATGCCGCTCGGGATGCTCCCCGACAGCGCATTGCCTGACAGATCCAGCTCGCCGAGGCTCGTCGCGTTGCCAATGCACGCTGGGATCATGCCCCTCAGGGCGTTGTTGGAAAGGGAGAGCCGCTCGAGCTTTGGCAAGCCGCAGATGGAAGCCGGGACTGTCCCATTCAGCTGGTTGCTTGACAGGTTCATCAGTGTGATGTTTATCACGTCGCCCATGTCGGCCGGGATTGGGCCCTCGATCTTGTTGAGCTCCAGGTTGAGGTGCGATATATTTGGTGGGAGCAACGAGCCAAGCCAGCTTGGCAGCCGACCGCCCATCCCCACCGCGCCGGCCTCGATCTCCAGTATCTGGGAGCAGTTTGATACTGCGGCAAAGAAGGGCTCCAGGTTGGTGTTTCCATCGTGGCTCGAGAACCGGTAGTTGTTGGACAAATGCAGGTACTTGAGCTGCTGCTTGCCCGCTATGATGCCGGCGGGGAGCTCGTCGGCGAGCGAGTTGTCCTCCACATCCAGCATGTACAGATAAGTGCAGTTAGCGAGCCACCATGGGAGTTTTCCGGTTAGCCTGTTGGAGTAGAGGTTGAGCACAAGAATGTTCTCCGAGGCTTCCAGGGGAATCTCGCCGGATAGATCGTTGTTGCCGAAGTCCACCAGACCTAGACTGGTGCAGTTCTTGAGGAGAACGGCCGGGATAGGGCCTGAGAGCTGATTATCCTTGAGACTGAGGTAGGCCAACCTTGACAGCTCAGAGAAGGACGGCGGTATGCTGCCGCTGAGATGGTTGTGGCCGAGGTCGAGGACTTCGAGACCGCGGAGGTTGGAGAGCTCGGCCGGGATCTGCCCTGCGAGGAAATTGTGAGACATGTCGAGGCTCTTGAGACGTGTGAGGTTACCGATGACAGGCGGCACGGCGCCAGAGATGTTCATGTCGCCCAGGGAGAGGCCGATGACGTGCTGCCGCCTCCAGTCGCAGGCGACACCGGTGAGGCCGCAGACGTCGCCGTTGGACTCGTTCCAGtcggccagaggcgacggcgacAGCAAGGTGAGCGAGTGTTTCAACGCCAGGAGCGTGGCCTTCTCCTGCAGCAGCACTTGccgccgacgctgctgctgccgggcgatcATCCCAGCCCACCGCTCGCCCGCCGCAGCGGCCACGGCATGGAAGGGcatgaggtggaggaggaggaggagaatggCGGCGCGCCTGACTGCCATGGGAGCCCTCATGCTTTACTGGAAAGGCATGCAGCCAGTGATGGACTATGGGAGGTAGCTCGGACCTCGGAGCTAGCTAAGGGTTCTACATGGCGGTAGCATCTCCAGTCACTACTCTATAGGCTGGATGTACCAGAGATGGATCGGAAAGGATGTTGAGGCAGGACGCAGAAAATATGGACTGGGAACGAAGATAGATGGATGGAGAATGAGGTGATGGCGACCGGCGAGAGTGGCGGTAATGGCAGCATGGCCCCTGGCTGATTTGTTTCTGCGTCGGCTATGATTGCCCAGTGCACGACAAGCGGGCGCAGGCAGTGGGAAAGCGACCGGAGATGGCTCGGCACTTCAACTTCGGCAGCGCGCACGCGTGTGCAGTAGGGACGAGGTTGTAATGGCCGTAGATTTTTCTTCGGGCATGCCGCACTCGCGCCAGTAGGCCAATACGGATGGGGTTATCTGTCTCGGGAAATACTGTAGTGCTAGCTGTGGTGCTTGCCAAGAAATCCCCTTGTGTACAATGTATTTTCTTCTACTGTTAACCCAGCTAGTTAATCTGAACACTACTTTAGGCAAGCGTGTGTATCTCTATTGCCAACCGAACAACCATCTGACAGATCTGGAGTAAGTTGAGCATGATAAAGCTAGAGTAAACCAACCTGGTTATGTATTGACTGTGTGCATCAATCCACACCTCCATGCAGAGGCCGGGCGCCGCCTCCTTTATCCAAAAAAACAAAGCTCTGTAAAAAAGATCTGATTAGTTTAAGCCTGAACCAATTCATACCAAGCAGCTGCACA
Above is a window of Triticum dicoccoides isolate Atlit2015 ecotype Zavitan chromosome 5B, WEW_v2.0, whole genome shotgun sequence DNA encoding:
- the LOC119309630 gene encoding putative leucine-rich repeat receptor-like serine/threonine-protein kinase At2g24130, coding for MRAPMAVRRAAILLLLLHLMPFHAVAAAAGERWAGMIARQQQRRRQVLLQEKATLLALKHSLTLLSPSPLADWNESNGDVCGLTGVACDWRRQHVIGLSLGDMNISGAVPPVIGNLTRLKSLDMSHNFLAGQIPAELSNLRGLEVLDLGHNHLSGSIPPSFSELSRLAYLSLKDNQLSGPIPAVLLKNCTSLGLVDFGNNDLSGEIPLEASENILVLNLYSNRLTGKLPWWLANCTYLYMLDVEDNSLADELPAGIIAGKQQLKYLHLSNNYRFSSHDGNTNLEPFFAAVSNCSQILEIEAGAVGMGGRLPSWLGSLLPPNISHLNLELNKIEGPIPADMGDVINITLMNLSSNQLNGTVPASICGLPKLERLSLSNNALRGMIPACIGNATSLGELDLSGNALSGSIPSGIGTRLVNLYLQNNQLSGEIPANRLAECIRLLHLDLSNNSLTGEVPDMVSGTDIISLNLSHNQIRGELPRGLGDMQQVQVIDLSWNNFSGTISPQIGLCRELEVLDLSHNLLTGVLPSSLDLLKDLKNLDVSNNSLTGEIPANLTKCTSLKHFNLSYNDFVGHVPTTGVFADFTFLSYIGNPRLCGSVVRRNCQRHRAWYQSRKYLVVMCVCAAVLAFVLTILCAVGAWKIRDWLAAMREDMFRGRRSGGSSPVMKYKYPRITHQELVEATEEFSADRLVGTGSYGRVYRGTLRDGTMVAVKVLQLQSGNSTKSFSRECQVLKRIRHRNLMRIITACSLADFKALVLPFMAKGSLERCLYAGPPAELSLVQRVNICSDIAEGVAYLHHHSPVKVIHCDLKPSNVLINDDMTALVSDFGISRLVMSVGGVANTADVGASTANMLCGSIGYIPPEYGYGSNPTTKGDVYSFGVLVMEMVTRKKPTDDMFEGGLSLHKWVKSHYHGRADAVVDQALARMVMDQTPEVRRMSDAAIGELLELGILCTQESASTRPSMLDAADDLDRLKRYLGGDTAATFESSLGFSSTVVEDIDD